In Spinacia oleracea cultivar Varoflay chromosome 5, BTI_SOV_V1, whole genome shotgun sequence, a single window of DNA contains:
- the LOC110776764 gene encoding uncharacterized protein isoform X1, whose product MGVGRGGNNNVNQVVPTSSKKMIQSLKEIVNCPEAEIYAMLKECNMDPNEAVNRLLSQDPFHEVKSKREKKKETKDVGDSRARGTSSTSTRGGKGGSDRYSSRSSMAQYGTSDYGASRGKSTYKKENEPNPYISSAVGMAGHNVNRRQPPINDATMDKQFSYNAVETSVVAPPSSGFQSAWSGMPGQVSMADVVKMGRPQGKVSSTFNTSQHVNNQHHLESPAVCAPRDLHPSQNYAAKVLEGNQDSGASGHLPPNDDWPLEEDPPAASVSAVMEPSVDSEQYGDPYDRTNQQFRPQSDEVRFEEDDIVDNANSSFARSMPGSNQNIQEDNSGSASGFDNDLYQNISSYQVHHQEVEDTSASVSTVTNNFQTLSLPEEDTPSEEDGPAVKIPDHLQVQSAECSHLSFGSFGTGVNAPFSGSFGSRAMASNEEESALSADDPSTVHSEARNPEYYEDEHLRTASDVHTSHRMGGSSGNFDAPSASQQDMLKQEAPEIAQANQYSFPSSTANYGFDNSQQLNSYANLQTSSQMQGMPSLSGVMPYSNSLPNTLLASNVQPPREAEFAYSPFPISQSMASKYGNSVSSNGGPTASMAEALKAGNFSAAQTSQTLPGGNSISGGAALPQHLAMHPYSQPSLPMGHFTAANMMGYPLLPQSYTYMPSAFHQAFAAGNNAYPQSLAAAAVPPQYKNSVSGNSLPQAAAVASAYGAFGNSNSIPNNFPLNPPSAPAGTSMNYEDLLRTQYKDASHLLSLQQGAGSRTLSGVPGSTYYNSFEGQNQQPSGFRQNQQPSQHYGPLSGYPNFYHSSGLSLDHQQQMSRDGSLSGSQGQPPKQNQQIWQNGY is encoded by the exons ATGGGTGTTGGAAGAGGAGGGAATAATAATGTGAATCAGGTGGTTCCAACTTCATCAAAGAAGATGATACAGAGTTTAAAAGAGATTGTGAACTGCCCTGAAGCTGAGATCTATGCTATGCTTAAAGAATGTAACATGGACCCTAATGAAGCCGTTAATCGCCTCCTTTCtcaag ATCCATTTCATGAGGTGAAAAGTAAAcgtgaaaagaaaaaagag ACTAAAGATGTGGGGGATTCAAGGGCTCGTGGTACGAGTAGCACTTCCACTCGAGGTGGCAAAGGTGGATCAGACCGTTATTCCAGTCGCAGTAGTATGGCCCAATATGGTACCTCTG ACTATGGTGCTTCACGTGGTAAATCTACTTACAAGAAGGAAAATGAACCAAATCCTTATATAAGTTCTGCCGTGGGTATGGCTGGACATAACGTAAACAGGCGACAACCACCTATCAA TGATGCTACCATGGATAAACAATTCTCATATAATGCAGTTGAAACATCTGTAGTTGCACCGCCATCTTCTGGCTTTCAATCTGCCTGGTCAGGCATGCCTGGTCAAGTATCAATGGCTGATGTTGTTAAGATGGGAAGACCACAGGGAAAAGTTAGCAGCACTTTCAATACATCTCAACATGTTAATAATCAGCATCACTTGGAATCTCCTGCCGTGTGTGCACCTCGTGATTTGCATCCATCACAAAATTATGCTGCCAAGGTCTTAGAAGGGAACCAAGACTCAGGGGCGTCTGGACATTTACCTCCTAATGATGACTGGCCTCTAGAGGAGGACCCACCAGCTGCTAGTGTCTCCGCCGTTATGGAACCCTCTGTAGATTCTGAACAATATGGTGACCCGTATGATAGGACAAATCAACAGTTCAGACCTCAATCCGATGAGGTTCGATTTGAGGAGGATGATATTGTTGATAACGCAAATTCAAGCTTTGCTCGGTCTATGCCGGGATCTAATCAAAATATACAGGAAGATAACTCTGGTAGTGCATCTGGTTTCGATAATGACTTGTACCAAAACATCAGCTCATACCAAGTTCACCATCAAGAAG TTGAAGACACCAGTGCATCAGTATCAACTGTGACCAACAATTTTCAGACTCTGTCTTTGCCAGAGGAGGATACTCCATCTGAAGAAGATGGTCCTGCTGTGAAAATTCCTGATCACCTTCAAGTTCAGTCTGCTGAATGCTCTCATTTGAGCTTTGGTAGTTTTGGGACTGGGGTGAATGCTCCATTTTCTGGATCTTTTGGTTCAAGAGCTATGGCAAGTAACGAGGAGGAGTCCGCTTTATCTGCTGATGATCCATCTACTGTGCACTCTGAAGCTAG AAATCCTGAATACTATGAGGATGAACATCTCAGAACTGCATCAGATGTTCACACTTCTCACAGAATGGGTGGTAGTTCCGGCAATTTTGATGCTCCATCAGCTTCACAGCAGGATATGTTGAAACAGGAAGCTCCTGAAATTGCACAAGCCAATCAGTACTCTTTTCCCTCGTCCACTGCGAATTACGGTTTTGATAACAGCCAACAGTTGAATTCCTATGCCAATTTACAAACAAGCTCTCAGATGCAAGGCATGCCTTCTTTGTCAGGTGTAATG CCTTATTCAAACTCTTTGCCCAACACACTCTTGGCGTCAAATGTACAGCCCCCAAGGGAGGCTGAGTTTGCTTATTCACCTTTCCCCATTTCACAATCTATGGCATCGAAGTATGGCAACTCAGTTTCATCTAATGGTGGCCCAACTGCTTCAATGGCTGAG GCACTGAAGGCAGGCAACTTCTCAGCTGCCCAGACATCTCAGACATTGCCTGGTGGCAACAGCATCTCTGGTGGAGCTGCTCTTCCACAACATTTGGCTATGCATCCATATTCCCAACCTTCGTTGCCCATGGGCCACTTTACTGCTGCTAATATGATGGGCTATCCATTGTTGCCTCAGAGCTACACGTACATGCCTTCTGCATTCCATCAAGCATTTGCTGCGGGTAATAACGCATATCCTCAATCcctagcagcagcagcagtgcCTCCCCAGTACAAAAACAGTGTTTCAGGTAACAGTTTACCTCAAGCTGCTGCTGTTGCCTCAGCATATGGAGCATTTGGGAATTCTAATAGCATTCCGAATAACTTCCCGCTGAATCCTCCAAGCGCTCCTGCAGGCACTTCTATGAACTATGAAGATCTTTTAAGAACACAATACAAAGACGCCAGTCATCTTCTCTCTCTGCAGCAG gGTGCTGGTTCGAGGACACTGTCAGGGGTTCCAGGTAGCACATATTACAACAGCTTCGAGGGGCAAAACCAGCAGCCTTCTGGATTCCGGCAAAACCAGCAGCCATCACAGCACTATGGACCTCTATCCGGGTATCCAAACTTTTACCATTCAAGTGGGCTTTCTCTTGATCACCAGCAGCAAATGTCGAGGGATGGTTCCCTTAGCGGTTCCCAGGGACAACCTCCTAAGCAAAATCAACAGATATGGCAAAATGGATACTAA
- the LOC110776764 gene encoding uncharacterized protein isoform X2 produces MGVGRGGNNNVNQVVPTSSKKMIQSLKEIVNCPEAEIYAMLKECNMDPNEAVNRLLSQDPFHEVKSKREKKKETKDVGDSRARGTSSTSTRGGKGGSDRYSSRSSMAQYGTSDYGASRGKSTYKKENEPNPYISSAVGMAGHNVNRRQPPINDATMDKQFSYNAVETSVVAPPSSGFQSAWSGMPGQVSMADVVKMGRPQGKVSSTFNTSQHVNNQHHLESPAVCAPRDLHPSQNYAAKVLEGNQDSGASGHLPPNDDWPLEEDPPAASVSAVMEPSVDSEQYGDPYDRTNQQFRPQSDEVRFEEDDIVDNANSSFARSMPGSNQNIQEDNSGSASGFDNDLYQNISSYQVHHQEVEDTSASVSTVTNNFQTLSLPEEDTPSEEDGPAVKIPDHLQVQSAECSHLSFGSFGTGVNAPFSGSFGSRAMASNEEESALSADDPSTVHSEARNPEYYEDEHLRTASDVHTSHRMGGSSGNFDAPSASQQDMLKQEAPEIAQANQYSFPSSTANYGFDNSQQLNSYANLQTSSQMQGMPSLSGVMPYSNSLPNTLLASNVQPPREAEFAYSPFPISQSMASKYGNSVSSNGGPTASMAEALKAGNFSAAQTSQTLPGGNSISGGAALPQHLAMHPYSQPSLPMGHFTAANMMGYPLLPQSYTYMPSAFHQAFAAGNNAYPQSLAAAAVPPQYKNSVSGTSMNYEDLLRTQYKDASHLLSLQQGAGSRTLSGVPGSTYYNSFEGQNQQPSGFRQNQQPSQHYGPLSGYPNFYHSSGLSLDHQQQMSRDGSLSGSQGQPPKQNQQIWQNGY; encoded by the exons ATGGGTGTTGGAAGAGGAGGGAATAATAATGTGAATCAGGTGGTTCCAACTTCATCAAAGAAGATGATACAGAGTTTAAAAGAGATTGTGAACTGCCCTGAAGCTGAGATCTATGCTATGCTTAAAGAATGTAACATGGACCCTAATGAAGCCGTTAATCGCCTCCTTTCtcaag ATCCATTTCATGAGGTGAAAAGTAAAcgtgaaaagaaaaaagag ACTAAAGATGTGGGGGATTCAAGGGCTCGTGGTACGAGTAGCACTTCCACTCGAGGTGGCAAAGGTGGATCAGACCGTTATTCCAGTCGCAGTAGTATGGCCCAATATGGTACCTCTG ACTATGGTGCTTCACGTGGTAAATCTACTTACAAGAAGGAAAATGAACCAAATCCTTATATAAGTTCTGCCGTGGGTATGGCTGGACATAACGTAAACAGGCGACAACCACCTATCAA TGATGCTACCATGGATAAACAATTCTCATATAATGCAGTTGAAACATCTGTAGTTGCACCGCCATCTTCTGGCTTTCAATCTGCCTGGTCAGGCATGCCTGGTCAAGTATCAATGGCTGATGTTGTTAAGATGGGAAGACCACAGGGAAAAGTTAGCAGCACTTTCAATACATCTCAACATGTTAATAATCAGCATCACTTGGAATCTCCTGCCGTGTGTGCACCTCGTGATTTGCATCCATCACAAAATTATGCTGCCAAGGTCTTAGAAGGGAACCAAGACTCAGGGGCGTCTGGACATTTACCTCCTAATGATGACTGGCCTCTAGAGGAGGACCCACCAGCTGCTAGTGTCTCCGCCGTTATGGAACCCTCTGTAGATTCTGAACAATATGGTGACCCGTATGATAGGACAAATCAACAGTTCAGACCTCAATCCGATGAGGTTCGATTTGAGGAGGATGATATTGTTGATAACGCAAATTCAAGCTTTGCTCGGTCTATGCCGGGATCTAATCAAAATATACAGGAAGATAACTCTGGTAGTGCATCTGGTTTCGATAATGACTTGTACCAAAACATCAGCTCATACCAAGTTCACCATCAAGAAG TTGAAGACACCAGTGCATCAGTATCAACTGTGACCAACAATTTTCAGACTCTGTCTTTGCCAGAGGAGGATACTCCATCTGAAGAAGATGGTCCTGCTGTGAAAATTCCTGATCACCTTCAAGTTCAGTCTGCTGAATGCTCTCATTTGAGCTTTGGTAGTTTTGGGACTGGGGTGAATGCTCCATTTTCTGGATCTTTTGGTTCAAGAGCTATGGCAAGTAACGAGGAGGAGTCCGCTTTATCTGCTGATGATCCATCTACTGTGCACTCTGAAGCTAG AAATCCTGAATACTATGAGGATGAACATCTCAGAACTGCATCAGATGTTCACACTTCTCACAGAATGGGTGGTAGTTCCGGCAATTTTGATGCTCCATCAGCTTCACAGCAGGATATGTTGAAACAGGAAGCTCCTGAAATTGCACAAGCCAATCAGTACTCTTTTCCCTCGTCCACTGCGAATTACGGTTTTGATAACAGCCAACAGTTGAATTCCTATGCCAATTTACAAACAAGCTCTCAGATGCAAGGCATGCCTTCTTTGTCAGGTGTAATG CCTTATTCAAACTCTTTGCCCAACACACTCTTGGCGTCAAATGTACAGCCCCCAAGGGAGGCTGAGTTTGCTTATTCACCTTTCCCCATTTCACAATCTATGGCATCGAAGTATGGCAACTCAGTTTCATCTAATGGTGGCCCAACTGCTTCAATGGCTGAG GCACTGAAGGCAGGCAACTTCTCAGCTGCCCAGACATCTCAGACATTGCCTGGTGGCAACAGCATCTCTGGTGGAGCTGCTCTTCCACAACATTTGGCTATGCATCCATATTCCCAACCTTCGTTGCCCATGGGCCACTTTACTGCTGCTAATATGATGGGCTATCCATTGTTGCCTCAGAGCTACACGTACATGCCTTCTGCATTCCATCAAGCATTTGCTGCGGGTAATAACGCATATCCTCAATCcctagcagcagcagcagtgcCTCCCCAGTACAAAAACAGTGTTTCAG GCACTTCTATGAACTATGAAGATCTTTTAAGAACACAATACAAAGACGCCAGTCATCTTCTCTCTCTGCAGCAG gGTGCTGGTTCGAGGACACTGTCAGGGGTTCCAGGTAGCACATATTACAACAGCTTCGAGGGGCAAAACCAGCAGCCTTCTGGATTCCGGCAAAACCAGCAGCCATCACAGCACTATGGACCTCTATCCGGGTATCCAAACTTTTACCATTCAAGTGGGCTTTCTCTTGATCACCAGCAGCAAATGTCGAGGGATGGTTCCCTTAGCGGTTCCCAGGGACAACCTCCTAAGCAAAATCAACAGATATGGCAAAATGGATACTAA